Proteins from one Phocoena sinus isolate mPhoSin1 chromosome 8, mPhoSin1.pri, whole genome shotgun sequence genomic window:
- the LOC116758785 gene encoding vitamin D 25-hydroxylase isoform X2: MKMTKMGGLLNSRYGRGWVDHRKLAVNSFRCFGYGQKSFESKILEETKFFIDAIETYNGSPFDFKQLITNAVSNITNLIIFGQRFTYEDTDFQHMIELFSENVELATNASVFLYNAFPWIGILPFGKHQQLFRNAAVVYDFLSRLIEKVSINRKPQLPQHFVDAYLDEMDQGKNDPSSTFSKENLIFSVGELIIAGTETTTNVLQWAILFMALYPNIQGQVQKEIDLIIGPSGTPSWDDKCKMPYTEAVLHEVLRFCNIVPLGIFHATSEDAVVRGYSIPKGTTVITNLYSVHFDEKYWRDPEVFYPDRFLDSSGYFAKKEALVPFSLGRRHCLGEQLARMEMFLFFTTLLQRFHLHFPHELVPNLKPRLGMTLQPQPYLICTERR; encoded by the exons ATGAAGATGACAAAAATGGGAG gcTTACTCAATTCCAGATATGGCCGAGGATGGGTTGATCACAGAAAATTAGCTGTAAACAGCTTTCGCTGTTTTGGATATGGCCAAAAGTCTTTTGAATCTAAAATCTTAGAAGAAACCAAATTTTTCATTGATGCTATTGAAACATACAATGGTAGCCCTTTTGACTTTAAACAATTAATAACAAATGCCGTTTCAAACATAACCAATCTGATAATTTTTGGACAACGATTCACTTATGAAGACACTGATTTTCAGCACATGATTGAATTATTTAGTGAAAATGTGGAACTAGCCACCAACGCCTCAGTCTTCCTCTATAATGCCTTTCCATGGATTGGCATCTTACCTTTTGGAAAACATCAACAACTGTTTAGAAATGCAGCTGTGGTCTATGACTTTCTCTCCAGGCTTATTGAaaaagtttccatcaacagaaaGCCTCAGTTACCTCAGCATTTTGTTGATGCTTATTTAGATGAGATGGATCAAGGTAAAAATGACCCATCATCtactttctccaaagaaaacctGATTTTCTCGGTGGGTGAACTCATCATTGCTGGAACTGAAACTACAACCAATGTGCTACAGTGGGCAATTCTTTTCATGGCCCTTTATCCTAACATTCAAG GACAAGTTCAGAAAGAGATTGATTTAATTATAGGACCAAGTGGGACACCTTCTTGGGATGACAAATGCAAAATGCCTTATACTGAGGCAGTTTTACATGAAGTTTTAAGATTCTGTAATATAGTGCCATTAGGGATTTTCCATGCAACCTCTGAGGATGCAGTTGTACGTGGTTATTCCATTCCTAAAGGCACAACAGTAATTACAAATCTTTATTCTGTACACTTTGATGAAAAGTATTGGAGAGACCCAGAAGTGTTCTATCCAGACCGATTTCTGGACAGCAGTGGATATTTTGCCAAGAAAGAAGCTTTGGTTCCCTTTTCCCTAG GGAGAAGACATTGTCTTGGAGAACAGCTGGCTCGGATGGAAATGTTCCTGTTTTTTACAACATTGCTTCAGCGATTTCACTTGCATTTTCCACATGAACTGGTTCCAAATCTGAAGCCCAGGTTAGGCATGACGTTGCAACCCCAGCCCTACCTCATCTGTACAGAAAGACGCTGA